From Thermomonas sp. XSG, one genomic window encodes:
- a CDS encoding 4a-hydroxytetrahydrobiopterin dehydratase, with protein MADLIPLAQARCVARRGHEHRLSEASIRELLPQLQGWELLEDGHVLGKTFRFADYYRTMSFVNALAHVANAENHHPDLSVHYDRCVVHFSTHDVGGLSENDFICAAKADLLAG; from the coding sequence ATGGCCGACCTCATCCCCCTCGCCCAAGCCCGTTGCGTGGCTCGCCGCGGCCATGAACACCGGCTGTCGGAAGCCAGCATCCGCGAGTTGCTGCCGCAGCTGCAGGGCTGGGAACTGCTGGAAGACGGCCACGTGCTCGGCAAGACCTTCCGCTTCGCCGACTACTACCGGACGATGTCGTTCGTGAACGCGCTGGCCCACGTCGCCAATGCCGAGAACCACCATCCGGACCTGTCGGTGCACTACGACCGCTGCGTGGTGCACTTCTCCACCCACGACGTCGGCGGGCTGAGCGAGAACGATTTCATCTGCGCGGCAAAGGCGGATCTGCTGGCGGGCTGA